A window of Desulfobulbus oralis genomic DNA:
TTCTGGGCCATGACCGCGGCGGCGGCCGGCGGCCGGGCGTCTGCGGCCGTGCCCTCGGCGCCGCTGCGGTAGGCTCGGTAGTGCCGCAGCACCTTGGCCACATAACCCCGGGTTTCCGGGATATTGGGCACGGCCCAGATGGGCGCGACCCGGTTGGGGCCCGCATTGTAGGCCGCAAGGCACAGCTCCAGATTCCCGCCGAACTGGTTCAGCATCTGGCGCAGATAGCGGGCGCCGCCAAAGATGTTCTGCCGGGCGTCGAAGGGATTGCGCACGTTGAGATCCCGTGCCGTGTCCGGCATGAGCTGCATCAGCCCCTGGGCACCTTTGGGGGACAGTGCATAGGGATTGAAGTTGGATTCGGCCTTGATGACCGCCTTGATGAGCATGGGATCCAGCCGGTGGACGCGTGCCGCATGCTGGATATGCTCGTTGATGTCCCGGGGCGTGGCCGGATAGCTGTACCGGTAGCTGAAACCGTAGTTGTACATGGGGCTGGCCGCGCTCTGGCCCCCGTCGAAGAAGAACAGGTCATACATCTGCCTGGCGAGTTTGGTGCGTGGCCGGGTTGTGGCCGGGGCGGAGGCACTTGGGGCGGAGGAACTGCGGCTCGCAATGGTCCGCAGCAGCCGCTCCTCGTTGGACACCCGGGTGAAGGACGTGCTTTCGAGACGGCTCGGGGCCAGCGGCTGGGTCTGCTGGCCAAAGAGACTGCCGCGGCCGGTGGCGGTGCGGGCGCTTCGGCGCTGGCTCACCGGTTTTGCGGTCAGCCTGTAGCGCCCGTCGCCCGGCGCGTTGGTGTAGTGATATACGCCCTTGGCGTCGATATAGGCATACATTTCGGCCTGGGCTGCCAGGGGCAGCAGCAGGACAAGACACAGACCAGCCGAAACCAGGGAGTAACGCATAGTGCCTCCGCCTACTTCTGCCGTTTTTCCCAGTCGGCCAGGAACTGCTGGATACCGCGATCGGTCAGCGGGTGCTTGGCGAGCTGGGCGATAACCTTGTAGGGAATGGTGGCGATGTCCGCGCCAATGCGGGCCGCATCCAGCACGTGCATGGGGTGCCGCACCGAGGCAACGATGATCTCCGTGGTAAAGCCGTAGTTCCGGTAGATGGTCATGATGTCGGAGATCAGCTCCATGCCGCTCTGGCCGATGTCGTCCAGACGGCCCACAAAGGGGCTGACAAAGGTCGCGCCCGCCTTGGCGGCCAGAAGCGCCTGGGCCGCCGAAAACACCAGGGTGACATTGGTCTTGATGCCTTCGGCAGAGAGCAGTCTGACTGCCTTCAAGCCTTCCTCCAGCATGGGGATCTTGATCACGATATTATCCGCGATCCTGACCAGTTCCCGGGCTTCTCCGACCATGCCCTCGGCTTCGAGGCCGATCACCTCGGCGCTGACCGGGCCCTCGATCAGGCTGCAGATTTCTTTCAGAATGTCAGGAAAAGGACGGGCTTCTTTCGAGACCAGAGAGGGATTGGTGGTGACGCCATCGACCATGCCCAATGCGAGCGCTTTTTTGATCTCGTCCACATTGGCGGTATCAATGAAGAATTTCATGCTTGCTCCTTTTCCGGTTGTAAAAAAATGCGACGGCAGCTTTCGCTGCAAAAGTAGCGGATGCCCTCAGGCCGGTTCAGGGTCAGGGCCTGTTTGCGGGGTACGAGCCGGTGACAGACCGGGTCTTCCTCCAGAACGTCCTCAATCGCTTTGGTTTTTGCATCCGGCTGAAGCGCAGCCTGTCCCTGGCCGAGATGTTTGCGCAGGCGCAGACCGGCATAAGCCGTCATTGCACCGAGGACCAGCAGGCGTGGCAGGAACATAGGCAAATCTCCGTGGCAGATTCTGGAGCGAAACATACAAAAAATTTGCCTTATTATATAGCCGGGCAAAAGGCTTTGTCTAACCATTTCGGCAGTGGCCAAAAGAAAAGGCTGACAGACGTCCATGAAGGCCGGGCGGCAGGGGCCATGGCCAGGCAGGGGAGGGGGCTTCCGAGCGCCTTGAACAAGGCGGGGCGGTCGCTCTGAAGTCAACGAAAAGCCGGGTCAGGGCCGCGCTGCCGTGGTGGCGCCTGCGGACGCGCCCGTCGATCGAAGGCCGCGTCCGCGGGGCCCGTGGTCATTTTTAAGGGTGTGATGCCCCTGAACATCTGCCGGGATGAACAGCACAAGAGGAGGCTTTGTCCCATCCGGCCGGTGCTGCTCTTTTATGTGCCACGCCCTGGCATTTTATGAATTCGCCGCTAGCATTTTGTTTTTATCTACGCTACGTTGAATTCCCCTCTCTCGTCATCTTTTTGGTAATCCCTCATCATCCTCAAACCAAAGGG
This region includes:
- a CDS encoding transglycosylase SLT domain-containing protein, whose product is MRYSLVSAGLCLVLLLPLAAQAEMYAYIDAKGVYHYTNAPGDGRYRLTAKPVSQRRSARTATGRGSLFGQQTQPLAPSRLESTSFTRVSNEERLLRTIASRSSSAPSASAPATTRPRTKLARQMYDLFFFDGGQSAASPMYNYGFSYRYSYPATPRDINEHIQHAARVHRLDPMLIKAVIKAESNFNPYALSPKGAQGLMQLMPDTARDLNVRNPFDARQNIFGGARYLRQMLNQFGGNLELCLAAYNAGPNRVAPIWAVPNIPETRGYVAKVLRHYRAYRSGAEGTAADARPPAAAAVMAQNAQKSATPDKTSSIKVKQLVTVQ
- the fsa gene encoding fructose-6-phosphate aldolase yields the protein MKFFIDTANVDEIKKALALGMVDGVTTNPSLVSKEARPFPDILKEICSLIEGPVSAEVIGLEAEGMVGEARELVRIADNIVIKIPMLEEGLKAVRLLSAEGIKTNVTLVFSAAQALLAAKAGATFVSPFVGRLDDIGQSGMELISDIMTIYRNYGFTTEIIVASVRHPMHVLDAARIGADIATIPYKVIAQLAKHPLTDRGIQQFLADWEKRQK